A window of Rhinolophus ferrumequinum isolate MPI-CBG mRhiFer1 chromosome X, mRhiFer1_v1.p, whole genome shotgun sequence contains these coding sequences:
- the LOC117037305 gene encoding histone H2B type F-M-like, with protein MAELVSEATSEELLEVAEATSEATFEEFLGTEEPTKAPALVNPKQKQPRRRHRRRRRRGLADSFATYFPRVLKSVHQGLSLSQETVSVMDSFVKDIFERIADEASHLVRNTRRTTLTSDEIQTAVRLLLPGELGKHAISEATKAMILSSLCLIWQQIKFRSRYKNPSVFW; from the exons ATGGCTGAGCTTGTCTCTGAAGCTACTTCCGAGGAACTCCTGGAGGTGGCTGAAGCTACCTCTGAAGCTACTTTTGAGGAATTCCTGGGCACGGAGGAACCCACGAAAGCGCCGGCGCTGGTGAACCCAAAGCAGAAGCAGCCCAggcgccgccaccgccgccgccgccgccgcggcctTGCCGACAGTTTCGCCACCTACTTCCCTAGGGTTCTGAAGAGCGTTCACCAGGGCCTGAGCCTGTCACAGGAGACCGTGAGTGTCATGGATTCGTTCGTGAAGGACATCTTCGAGCGAATCGCTGACGAGGCCTCGCACCTGGTCCGCAACACCCGGCGCACCACGCTCACCTCAGATGAGATCCAGACGGCCGTGCGCCTGCTCCTGCCTGGGGAGCTTGGCAAGCATGCCATATCCGAGGCCACCAAGGCCATGATCCT AAGTTCATTATGTCTGATATGGCAACAGATAAAGTTCAGAAGCAGATATAAGAATCCATCTGTCTTCTGGTAG
- the LOC117024642 gene encoding thymosin beta-15A — protein sequence MSDKPDLSEVEKFDRSKLKKTNTEEKNTLPSKETIQQEKECVQTS from the exons ATGAGTGATAAGCCAGACTTGTCCGAAGTGGAGAAATTTGACAGGtcaaaactgaagaaaactaacacagaagaaaaaaatactctccCCTCAAAGGAAA CTATCCAGCAGGAAAAAGAGTGTGTTCAAACATCGTAA